The region GTCTTTTTCATCGAACTATAAAACCTCTTTGACAGCACATCTGGTGAAAGAGGTATAAAGGCACACGCCAGAAGGTACGGGCAATGTTAAAATTCATATTACGCCGCTGTCTGGAAGCGATTCCGACGCTGTTTATTCTTATTACAATTTCATTCTTTATGATGCGCCTTGCGCCGGGAAGTCCTTTCACCGGTGAGCGTGCGTTACCGCCAGAGGTTCTGGCGAATATTGAAGCGAAATACCATCTTAATGATCCTATCTCGACGCAGTACTTCAGCTATCTGAAGCAGTTGGCGCACGGTGATTTTGGTCCTTCATTTAAATATAAAGACTACACGGTTAACGACCTGGTTGCCTCCAGCTTTCCCGTTTCTGCGAAACTGGGTGCTGCGGCCTTTCTCCTGGCGGTTGTTATCGGTGTGAGTGCCGGCGTGATTGCCGCGTTGAAGCAAAATACACGCTGGGATTACACGGTAATGGGGGTGGCAATGACCGGGGTGGTGATACCCAGTTTTGTTGTCGCGCCCTTATTGGTCATGATATTTGCAATAACGTTGAAATGGCTACCCGGTGGTGGCTGGAACGGCGGGGCGCTGAAATTTATGATCCTGCCGATGGTGGCATTATCACTCGCGTATATCGCCAGTATCGCCCGTATCACCCGCGGGTCGATGATTGAGGTGCTGCACTCTAACTTTATTCGTACCGCACGTGCGAAAGGGTTGCCGATGCGGCGGATCATTTTCCGCCATGCGCTGAAGCCTGCATTGCTGCCTGTGCTGTCCTATATGGGTCCGGCGTTCGTCGGCATTATTACCGGTTCAATGGTTATTGAAACCATCTATGGATTACCGGGTATTGGGCAGTTGTTCGTCAATGGCGCATTGAACCGTGACTACTCGTTGGTGTTGAGTCTGACCATTCTGGTGGGGACGCTGACCATCGTGTTTAATGCGATTGTCGATGTGCTGTACGCCGTTATCGACCCGAAAATTCGTTACTGATACTGGAGCTCGCTATGATGTTAAGTAAGAAAAACAGCGAGGCACTGGAGAATTTCAGTGAAAAGCTGGAGGT is a window of Citrobacter sp. Marseille-Q6884 DNA encoding:
- the oppB gene encoding oligopeptide ABC transporter permease OppB; this encodes MLKFILRRCLEAIPTLFILITISFFMMRLAPGSPFTGERALPPEVLANIEAKYHLNDPISTQYFSYLKQLAHGDFGPSFKYKDYTVNDLVASSFPVSAKLGAAAFLLAVVIGVSAGVIAALKQNTRWDYTVMGVAMTGVVIPSFVVAPLLVMIFAITLKWLPGGGWNGGALKFMILPMVALSLAYIASIARITRGSMIEVLHSNFIRTARAKGLPMRRIIFRHALKPALLPVLSYMGPAFVGIITGSMVIETIYGLPGIGQLFVNGALNRDYSLVLSLTILVGTLTIVFNAIVDVLYAVIDPKIRY